The genomic interval CGTCTGCCAGCACGTACTGATCCACAAACCGGCGCACCCCTTTGCGACACTCCACGGCCATCGCCTCCAGGCCAGGGATGTCGATTTCCACGTTGAAGTGCCCGGAGTTGGCCACGATGGCGCCGTCCTTCATCACGGCAAAGTGCTCGGGACGGATGACGTTGATGTCGCCGGTGACCGTGCAGAAGAGGTCGCCGATCTTGGCGGCCTCTGCCATGGGCATGACGCGGAACCCATCCATGGCCGCCTCCAAGGCGCGAATGGGGTCCACCTCGGTGATAATGACGTTGGCACCCATTCCCTTGCAGCGTGCCGAGAACCCCTTGCCGCACCAGCCATAGCCGGCCACGACCACCGTCTTTCCGGCGAGCAAAACGTCGGTTGCCCTGATCAGGCCATCCACCGTGGACTGTCCGGTGCCGTAACGGTTGTCGAACAGGTTCTTGGTCATGGCATCATTGACGGCGATGACCGGGAACTTGAGTGCACCGTCGCGCTCCATGGCCCGCAGACGGATCACCCCTGTGGTGGTCTCTTCCATGCTCCCCATGACCTGTGGCCACAGGTCCGGGTAATCGAAATGGATGGTGGAAACCAAATCGGCCCCATCATCCATGGTGATGACCGGCTGGTGCGCAATGGCCGCGCGGATGTGGCGGTAGTAGGTCTCGTTGTCTTCGCCTTTGATGGCAAAGGTCGGGATGCCGTAGCTGCTCACCAGGGCAGCCGCTACATCGTCCTGGGTGGACAGAGGATTGGAGGCACACAGCACCACTTCCGCGCCGCCTGCCTGGAGAGTGCGCATGAGATTCGCTGTCTCGGCAGTGACATGGAGACATGCCGAAAGCCGCTTACCTTGCAGCGGCTTCTCCTTGGCAAACCGTTCGCGGATCAGCCGCAGCACCGGCATGTCGTTGTCCGCCCAGGCGATGCGCCGAACGCCCTCGTCCGCCAGACTCAAGTCTTTGACGTCGTATTCCACCTTTTTCCTCCGTCCGTTCCTCACGCGTCCTTGGCCAGGTCCTTGGCCTTGTCGGTGCGCTCCCAGGTGAACTCCTTCTCAGTGCGTCCAAAGTGCCCGTACGCTGCTGTGGCTTTGTAGATCGGCCGGCGCAGGTCCAACATCTCGATAATGCCGCCAGGAGTCAGGTCAAAGTGCTTGCGCACCAGCTCCACGATGCGGGAGTCAGGGACCTTGCCTGTGCCGAAGGTGTCGACGCTAATCGAAACCGGCTCCGCCACGCCGATGGCGTAGGCCACCTGCAGCTCG from Calditrichota bacterium carries:
- a CDS encoding adenosylhomocysteinase yields the protein MEYDVKDLSLADEGVRRIAWADNDMPVLRLIRERFAKEKPLQGKRLSACLHVTAETANLMRTLQAGGAEVVLCASNPLSTQDDVAAALVSSYGIPTFAIKGEDNETYYRHIRAAIAHQPVITMDDGADLVSTIHFDYPDLWPQVMGSMEETTTGVIRLRAMERDGALKFPVIAVNDAMTKNLFDNRYGTGQSTVDGLIRATDVLLAGKTVVVAGYGWCGKGFSARCKGMGANVIITEVDPIRALEAAMDGFRVMPMAEAAKIGDLFCTVTGDINVIRPEHFAVMKDGAIVANSGHFNVEIDIPGLEAMAVECRKGVRRFVDQYVLADGRRINLVAEGRLVNLAAAEGHPASVMDMSFATQALAAEWVVQKAGSLEVKVHRVPPEIEDWIARLKLQTMGITIDELTEEQRQYLASWEMGT